The stretch of DNA GCCGGTGGACGCATGCACCTTCGGTGGCGGCGGCAGTGCTGGGTTCCTGAAGCGGGAGGAGGGCGGCCCCTTCTCAGACGTCGGCGGTGGGGGGAGGATCGGGCTGAACCTCGGCCGCAGGACATACTTTTCCCCGGCGGACGTGCTGGCCGTGGACCGCCTGCTGATGCGCTCCCGCTTCGGCGGAGCCGGCGCAATGGGCATGCTGGGGCTGGGGCTCGGCGCCGCCGCCCACCACCACCAGACCCCGCGGTGCCAGGCTGAGGGCTGCAAGGCCGACCTCTCCGCCGCCAAGCACTACCACCGCCGCCACAAGGTCTGCGAGTACCACGCCAAGGCCACCACAGTCGCCGCCTCTGGCAAGCAGCAGCGCTTCTGCCAACAATGCAGCCGGTATGTACGTTTATCCTCTGCCATGGGTGGATCGTTGATGCATGCGAAGCTTTGCTAGCAGACGAAAAAATCAGCAGTAGAAAGGCTGCGAGCTTTCGATCTAGTGGCATTGACGCTAGCAGCTATATGCACTGAtcatatcattcatgtcaacatgTCATATATCAGAAATGGCGCACATCAGATCAGATCTTGTTCCTCTGAGCGTATCGGCATCTGCATCCCTTTGTCCAATGTACTACTAGCACGCCCATCATGGCATTGCAGTGGAGTTCGATCAGATACCTAAACCTAGTCTGTGTAGATACATCATACATGGCGTGTATTACTTACAACGGTAGACATGTATATACCCAAGATCCGGTTGTGTGAATATAACTGGTTCTTGTTTGGGTACGTTTGTTGGGCTAGGTTTCATGTGCTCGCTGAGTTTGACGAGGCCAAGAGGAGCTGCCGGAAGCGGCTCACGGAGCACAACCGGCGCCGCCGAAAGCCTGCCGGCGCGCAGGGCAAGGATTCGCCGCCGCCTTCCAAGAAGGCAGACGCTAGCATCACCAGCTCATACACCGGCGATCACAAGAGTAAGACCACTCCTCTGATACATGTATAGACTTAAACACTGGATATATGCTTATTATTGGCTTTTTTAAAGCTTGATCACTTTAAGAAGTTGTGTTTTGATTTTCGGCCGCAAAATGTggatttcggccgaatttcggTCATCTCGGCTTGAGGCGAAAAGTATATGTAGGCCGAAATTACTCAAATTTGgtaaattttggtcaaatttaaGTCAAATTGCAGTCAAAATTTAATCAAATTTCAGCCGAAAATTTTGaaaatggccgaaattcggccatctcggcctagggcgaaaAAAAGCtcaaaccaaaaatcaaaacacagGCCAGTAAGCTAGCTAGCTACCTAGAAACTCCTGAAACTTTGTTAGAGCTTAGTGGGTAATTTGAACTAAAAGCATGACACTTCTTTTGCAACAAGGGAACATTTCAATAACGTATACCAAGTAAAGAACACAACAAAAACAGTTTGCCTAATTCTTAATTGTCCGAAAATTTAGTAAATCTATTTTGTCTTGAAATGGCACATCACTGGGCTAACCTAATAATGTACTCCGTAGCATCTTAAGTGTGTAACTGAAGTAAGATATAACTGTAGTTTTGACGGTGCACTTCAGCACTTGGCTGCAGTACACACCGGTAATTCTATGTGCCAGCAAGCACGTTACAACGTTCGGTTGGATAGAAACTAGTACTAGTACACGACATGACATGCCTAGATGCTACTTCTACATTTTGGTCGGTCGATCTGACGTACGTACCTACTAGGAGTACTACTCAGCTCAATTAACATGATGTTCATACGATGGCGCCAAAACATCTTATACGTACATACGTAGGTGTACCATCGTACTATACACTAGACGGTAGGTGCAACTCCTGCTACATACATGTGGCAGTCACATCTTGCCGTCTTGTCTGACGCCGCGACGTGTATATGATCAGTCAACAAGTCGACGACGGGGGCGGCCTTCTCGCCGAGCGCCGGTGGCTTCAGCTGccttcagcagcagcagcagcagcatgagaTCGACAACGGCGGCCAGTCGAGCAACGCCACGCCGACTAACCTGTCCCTGGcggcgccaccgccaccgccgccgcctcaagACGACGCCGGCTTCGGCGCCGGCCTTGACACCATGCTGCTGATTCAGCAGCAAGGGCCCGAtgaacaggaggaggaggaggagcagcattTCATGATGACCTCTCTCGTGCAGTCGCAtcgccagcagcagcagcacggcgACAGCGGCAACATCTTATCGTGCTCGACGACGTCGCCGTCGGATCAGCGTCGCCATCAGAACGACGGCGACAGCTGCTGCAACGGCAACAGCATGCAGCATTTCTTTGAGGTGGAGTTCATGTAGCACGATGCATGCATGCACtgcatgaatgaacctggcctagcCTAGCCTAGAGGTGGTTTGACTGCATTATCGTGAGGTGTGTGTGCATGAGGTGAAAGAGAAAACAAGCTGGTTGCATGCACTAGGCTGTGCATGGAGTATAGCTACTAGGGTACGTAGGCGTGCAGGCTTTTTCTTTCCAGATTTAATTTCCTGACCTTTTCTGCATACTGTGTTTTTACTTGTACTTTTCTCAGTGTTACCCTCTTACAAGGGGGAATAGTGTATGTACTCCTGTAATTATGTTAGTATGCATGCTAACACTATATGTTAGCCTCCTCTTCTTTGATAAGCCATGTTTTGTTTCCTTTTATTAATATATTTATGTTATTGCAAACCTGTTGAGGATTCTAGTGGATTTAATATATGTTATTACAAAGCCATACTGACAGCTATATGTTATTGCAAAGTTTATACTCCCTTCGGTTGGGTTTATACGCGGGACATGAGTTTTTAGGTCTTCGATTTGACTAGAAAAAATGTATTATATTTTACAAAAATAATCTTTGGATTCATCGTCAAATAAAGTTTCTCACCATACATTTTTTGTGGCATATTATACATTTTCGAAAACACTAACGTCCACATGTGTAGGAGTCTGGCAACTCACCCACAGGCATGGATCCTCATCCAACCAATTCTACACGAATCTTGGCGCGTTCTAGTAGTTTTTGTATGCCACGTAGGACtaagctggtgtgtgggcattcatccggTCGCCCACACGTCTTTTTTCATCACACggtgggctggtgtgtgggcgtttagcaattcgcccacacaccagttttcacgcacgcagagggggctggtgtgtgggcgtttagcaattCGCCCACACATCCATCTCCTCGCCCACACTCAAAGCTGTCAGTTGTCATGTGTTTctgcagggtacatggcaactgccctagctttGCTTGTAAGTAGATGGCAACTTTCTTTTAcctgagttgccatgtgtttttgcatggtatatggcaactgccctagcgtgcacgtaagcaTATGACAACTCTTTctctttacatggcaactgccctagcgtgcttgtgagcacatgacaaCTCTCTCTTTTACCTGAACATGTTTTTTGCCAtacttttttgtagtgctacatggcATCTGCCTAGTGTTAGTGGGTGGTAACttctaaagttttgaaatcatggcaactgcagtagatcagaccatacatggcatctgcagttgagcaaccatggcaactatagttgtccgacatggcaaccaaagtttagcgacatggcaactgcagttaaacgaacatggatgAGGGTCTGGATCATGGCAACTGCGGGACGCGCGATGACTGTACGAGGCCTGACATATGAGGCGTGCGGGCGTTATCTATTTTGCCCACACGCACGCATGTAAAAAGGATCGGGAGGGCAAAAAAAAAGAtgtgtgggcattacttgttttgcccacacgtaggtgtgtgggttgttcctcttatacaccacacaaaatgtgtgggcAGACTCCATAACACCCACACGTATGGCACTTATCGGCGTCCTACATTTTTTATTAGTCAAATCGAAGATCCAAAAACCTGTGCCTGACTTATAATCCCAACCTGATCGGAGAGAGTTAGGGTCAGTTTGTCTGGTGGCTTTTTTGGGCTTCTAGAATAAACTGTCCCCTAcctagcttattctagaagcccaactaaaatattttttaaaatccTACTAGTCAGGCCTTAATTAATAGGCTTCTAAAAAATAAATTTAGTTGGGCTTCTAGCCAGTGGCGGAGCTTAGTGGAACCCTGCAAGGGCCATGGCCCCCCCAAGTTTGAGTAAATTAGTGAAAAAAAATTCCTGAGACAATATAGATTAGAGGAAACAGTCTGcttgcccccctccccccctccccctcaATTGATCCTTGTCAAACTCCGCCACTGCTTCTAGCATTAAGCTGGGTAGGGGGCAGCCTatccagcttattctagaagctagtaaaagaactggcccttaccCATTACAAAGAAGTCAAAGAACATACTACCCCTATATAAAAAGGGAGACCAACCCGGGCTAGACTACCTTGTTGGCATTTTTTTTATAGAAAAAAACTCCGTGAATATTAAATGCTCAAGCCGAGACTTGAATCCTGATGGGCTGGCTGCAAGCTCCCGCGCCTTGCCAACTAAGCTACACTTAGTTCTCATACTACCCCTATATGACATCAGTAGAAATGTTTACATAAAACACTTGTGCATTATAAGTTCTATTGTCATACTATTGCCACACACACAAATTATTGTTATGCTAACATCCAAATCAGCTAAACAATAAAGCCCATGCAGTCATCTTCAAATGGTTATCTCTCAGCATCTGTGGGCACCTCCCAGCTTGAAGGTGTTCTTGTGGCTGGCTTCGCAGAACATTTGTTGGACTTAAGATCGGCTCGCGCGGCCTGGCCTAACACACCAATCAGCATGCCCATTGTACTGTACATCCTAGTTTCCCGCAAAAATAAATTGCCTTGCGGTGTGTTATTGAGCAGAACATTCAAAGCATATTTATAAACATTTAGTACTCACTAATTCCCACTCCAAGTCAGTACATTTACCTAGCTATACAATATGTCTGCAGTTAAGCAGTGAATCTGAACGGAAATTAAAAGAAGATCTATGCGTGATCTTTGCCTGGTAATTAGCGATTCTGCGTATTAAAATGGGAGGGACCGCCGCGCAGTTACTGGCTGGATGCTGTAGGATTTTTTTTATGCATGGATTCCGACGGGAATTAAAGATGAAGTACGTTCATGGGGGCCATTCGGCTGGGATCCCACCATAGCGCGCTTTCTGCGATGATGTAAGAGATGACTTTTGATTCCGGAACAAAAGGACAGATGATTTTGGTCAGTGAAATATCCGACCCTACCCTTGTTAAAAAAGATGCTCCGAAGAGATCAACAGGTAAAAAAAATCACCATGCACAGCTCAGAtgaatttttttttggaaaaaaggaTGAGCTCAGATGAATTTTAACAAGCCAATTACAAAGGTGAGCATCTAATTCGGAACATTGTCCTCTATGGCTGCCATGTAATGCTTGGAGCGGGCAGAGAGAAGCTTTTTGTGCTCCCATTGCCAGATATATACACGTGCATgtaacatgtgtgtgtgtgtgggtcttTCTTTTCGTCGGCAAAGAATTTATCTAGGCTTAACGAACCTACACTTACCTTTGCCTGAAGCGAAATCTGGCGAGGATATGTGTATGTGGTACGTATAATTAGTTACGTAGGTCATGAATGCATGAGTGAATGGGCTAGCCGACCGTATGCAGAGTCTCTACTGGCCTACTCACGGTCTAAGCTGTAGCTGTTGCTTGTTCGGGTTTTTGTTGGGGATGGGTTCTGGGGGCAAACGCAAAATCAGCTGCAGCGATCTGTGGCTTCTGTATGCATGCGGCCACCTTTAATTTTTGTCCTCGAACGAGCACACACTTTCCGATTTAGACCAAATTATGGTCGTTCGAAGTTTGTATAAATCTTGGTCACCTGAAATTGCAGTGTATAAATTAACTATGTTCATTAGCAAAAAAATATGGTAATGTCAGCCAGCTCAAGTTCGTTTGAAGAGGGGTGGCAAGGGAACGTCGTTTGATGGCAGTTTAAGTTGTGAAGAAAAATTAAACGACGTCAGTTTTAAAACAAAAGATGCCTTCTCTGAAGATACTGTCATGTTGCTGCGAAGAAATTGTTACCCCCTCACAACTAAAAAATGCCACCTAAAAATTCCGCATGTGTGACCCTCTCGGGCGAACGTTCGCCAGTTATGAGCATTCAAAAATTAACCAAGTACTTTTAGTTTTCAAGGAACTTTTTTTAAAACAAGGTACAACCGCATATATAcgcacatacactcatccctataaatGCACGCATGCTCCTTATCCATATGAGCACCTCCAGTAGACTGAGTCAGCATATcaacttgagattgacgaagttgaTGTGTACGTCTACTATCGCCGAAGGGTCTGAAAGAAATCAAAGTAAAGATTGACGAAGCCGACGTGAACATCTCCTATCGCCGGAGGAcctgaaataaatctagaaaaatgcAACCACCAATGCCAAGTCTAGGACTTGACCCCTAGTGGGTGGGTTCCATCACAAGGAACCTAACCATCTGATGTACGCTCAGTTCGCAGTTTGCAAGGAACTTAACAGACTGATGTAGATACAGTTGATCCAAATCATACTCGCAGAGGCTCCTTTCCTTCCCAAACCCTAGGCGGCTAGGGCAAACTCTCCCCTCCAGACTTCCCTGGTGAGCTTGTAGATTCCACTCCCATTTGCCTGTTGTCGGTGCTAAATCTGGCATATGTCGAGGTAGGGGTCCTAAGTTATGCgtgttggagcgatggtaacatggacacaggattttacccaggttcaggctctcGAAGGGATAATACCCTATGTcatgcttttgattgtattgaaaTGGTGGATAATACATAGTAtaggtatctaccacgagattgttgtaTATGATTCCAATGATCTATTGTGTAGCCTGGCcatgtgttggggaatgtagtaatttcaaaaaaattcctacgcacacgcaagatcatggtgatgcatagcaacgagaggggagagtgtgatctacgtacccttgtagatcgacaacggaagcgtttggttgatgtagtcgtacgtctccacgacccgaccgatcaagcaccgaaactacggcacctccgagttctagcacacgtttagctcgatgacgatccccggactccgatccagcaaagtgtcggggaagagttccatcagtacgatggcgtggtgacgatcttgatgcactaccatcgcagggcttcgcctaagcaccgctacaatattatcgaggactatggtggaagggagcaccgcacacggctaagaatatgatcacgtggatcaacttgtgtgtcaaggggtgccctctgcccccgtatataaaggatcaaggggaggaggccggccggccctctatggcgcNNNNNNNNNNNNNNNNNNNNNNNNNNNNNNNNNNNNNNNNNNNNNNNNNNNNNNNNNNNNNNNNNNNNNNNNNNNNNNNNNNNNNNNNNNNNNNNNNNNNNNNNNNNNNNNNNNNNNNNNNNNNNNNNNNNNNNNNNNNNNNNNNNNNNNNNNNNNNNNNNNNNNNNNNNNNNNNNNNNNNNNNNNNNNNNNNNNNNNNNNNNNNNNNNNNNNNNNNNNNNNNNNNNNNNNNNNNNNNNNNNNNNNNNNNNNNNNNNNNNNNNNNNNNNNNNNNNNNNNNNNNNNNNNNNNNNNNNNNNNNNNNNNNNNNNNNNNNNNNNNNNNNNNNNNNNNNNNNNNNNNNNNNNNNNNNNNNNNNNNNNNNNNNNNNNNNNNNNNNNNNNNNNNNNNNNNNNNNNNNNNNNNNNNNNNNCCTCcgactctccggttttctccgaaatcacccagaacacttccgttgtccgaatatagccgtccaatatatcaatctttatgtctcaaccattttgagactcctcgtcatgtccgtgatcacatccgggactccaaactaacttcggtacatcaaaactcataaactcataatataactgtcatcgaaaccttaagcgtgcggaccctacgggttcgagaacaatgtagacatgaccgagacacgtctccggtcaataaccaatagcggaacctggatgctcatattggctcctacatattctacgaagatctttatcggtcagaccgcataacaacatacgttgttccctttgtcatcggtatgttacttgcccgagattcgatcgtcggtatcccatacctagttctatctcgttaccggcaagtctctttactcgttccgtaatacatcatctcacaactaactcattagttgcaatgcttgcaaggcttatgtgatgtgtattaccgagagagcccagagatacctctccgacaattggagtgacaaatcctaatctcgaaatacaccaacccaacatgtacctttggagacacctgtagagcacctttataatcacccatttacgttgtgacgtttggtagcacacaaagtgttcctccgacaaacgggagttgcataatctcatagtcataggaacatgtataagtcatgaagaaagcaatagcaacatactaaacgatcgggtgctaagctaatggattgggtcatgtcaatcagatcattcacctaatgatgtgatcccgttaatcaaataacaactctttgtttatggttaggaaacataaccatctttgattaacgagctagtcaagcagaggcatactagtgacactctgtttgtctatgtattcacacatgtattatgtttccggttaatacaattctagcatgaataataaacatttatcatgatataaggaaataaataataactttattattgcctctagggcatatttccttcagtatcccacttgcactagagtcaataatctagattatacaataatgattctaacacccatggagcctcggtgttgatcatgttttgctcgtggaagaggcttagtcaacgggtctgcaacatttagatccgtatgtatcttgcaaatctctatgtctcccacctggactagatcccggatggaattgaagcatcttttgatgtgcttggttctcttgtgaaatctggattcctttgccaaggcaattgcaccagtattgtcacaaaagattttcattggacccgatgcactaggtatgacacctagatcggatatgaactccttcatccagactccttcatttgctgcttccgaagcagctatgtactccgcttcacatgtagatcctgctacaacgctttgtttagaactgcaccaactgacagctccaccgtttaatgtaaacacgtatccggtttgcgatttagaatcatccggatcagtgtcaaagcttgcatgaacgtaaccttttacgatgagctctttgtcacctccatatatgagaaacatatccttagtccttttcaggtattttaggatgttcttgactgctgtccagtgatccactcctggatcactttggtacctccctgctagacttatagcaaggcacacatcaggtctggtacacagcattgcatacatgatagagcctatggctgaagcatagggaacatctttcattttctctctatcttctgcagtggtcgggcattgagtcttactcaacttcacaccttgtaacacaggcaagaaccctttctttgcttgatccattttgaacttcttcaaaactttgtcaaggtatgtgctttgtgaaagtccaattaagggtcttgatctatctctatagatcttaatgcctaatatgtaagcagcttcaccgaggtctttcattgaaaaactcttattcaagtatccctttatgctatccagaaattctgtatcatttccaattagtaatatgtcatccacatataatatcagaaatgctacagatctcccactcactttcttgtaaatacaggcttctccaaaagtctgtataaaaccaaatgctttgatcacactatcaaagcgtttattccaactctgagtggcttgcaccagtccataaatggatcgctggagcttgaacactttgttagctccctttggatcgacaaaaccttctggttgcatcatatacaactcttcttccagaaatccattcaggaatgcagtttttacatccatctgccaaatttcataatcataaaatgcggcaattgctaacatgattcggacagacttaagcatcgctacgggtgagaaggtctcatcgtagtcaatcccttgaacttgccaaaaaccttttgcgacaagtcgagctttatagacagtaatattttcgttagtgtcagtcttcttcttgaagatccatttattctcaattgcttgccgatcatcgggcaagtcaaccaaagtccatactttgttctcatacatggatcccatctcagatttcatggcttcaagccattttgcagaatctgggctcaccatcgcttcttcatagtttgtaggttcatcatgatctagtagcatgacttccagaacaggattaccgtaccactctggcgcggatctcactctggttgatctacgaggttcagtagtatcttgttctgaagtttcatgatcatcatcatcagcttcctcactaactggtgtaggtgttactgaaacagttttctgtgatgcactactttccaataagggagtaggtacagttacctcgtcaagttctactttcctcccactcacttctttcgagagaaactccttctccagaaagtttccgaacttagcaacaaaagtcttgccttcggatctgtgatagaaggtgtatccaatagtctcctttggatatcctatgaagacacatttctccgatttgggttcgagcttatcaggttgaagctttttcacataagcatcgcagccccaaactttcagaaatgacaactttggtttcttgccaaaccacagttcataaggcgtcgtctcaacggattttgatggtgccctatttaacgtgaatgcggccatct from Triticum dicoccoides isolate Atlit2015 ecotype Zavitan chromosome 6A, WEW_v2.0, whole genome shotgun sequence encodes:
- the LOC119316314 gene encoding squamosa promoter-binding-like protein 5, producing the protein MMSSRLSGGTMAPVSDMADFGCAPMQSYPNFEPAGMVMPGDRQPPFQHHHLYDSLDFNAAAFSFQDPVALFSSGSAFSNQLQQPFLQTQVTTPTMASSSLLQAPMMTLPGMLTSSSASPVDACTFGGGGSAGFLKREEGGPFSDVGGGGRIGLNLGRRTYFSPADVLAVDRLLMRSRFGGAGAMGMLGLGLGAAAHHHQTPRCQAEGCKADLSAAKHYHRRHKVCEYHAKATTVAASGKQQRFCQQCSRFHVLAEFDEAKRSCRKRLTEHNRRRRKPAGAQGKDSPPPSKKADASITSSYTGDHKINKSTTGAAFSPSAGGFSCLQQQQQQHEIDNGGQSSNATPTNLSLAAPPPPPPPQDDAGFGAGLDTMLLIQQQGPDEQEEEEEQHFMMTSLVQSHRQQQQHGDSGNILSCSTTSPSDQRRHQNDGDSCCNGNSMQHFFEVEFM